One Pyrus communis chromosome 13, drPyrComm1.1, whole genome shotgun sequence genomic window carries:
- the LOC137712247 gene encoding late embryogenesis abundant protein At1g64065-like, with the protein MAWKQNDAESLQSDDELKRQKRIKLAIYIGIFIVFQIIVITAMSLTVMKVKTPKLRLGNINVQELNSTPTTPSFDTKFTTQIRVKNTNFGPYKFDEGTVTFLFHGATVGQVSIPKSKAGMLSTKKIDVEVRLSSSALSSSNIANELSSGVLTLNSAARLTGKVELMFIMKKKKASTMNCTIAVSLSSKTLKSLQCK; encoded by the coding sequence ATGGCTTGGAAACAAAATGATGCGGAATCGTTGCAGTCCGATGATGAGCTGAAACGCCAGAAAAGAATCAAATTGGCCATATACATTGGTATTTTCATTGTGTTTCAGATTATAGTTATAACGGCAATGAGTCTTACTGTGATGAAAGTGAAGACCCCCAAGCTCAGGCTAGGCAACATCAACGTCCAAGAGCTCAACTCCACCCCAACAACACCTTCATTTGACACTAAATTCACAACCCAAATCAGAGTCAAGAACACAAATTTTGGTCCATACAAGTTTGATGAAGGCACTGTCACGTTTTTGTTCCACGGTGCAACTGTCGGGCAAGTTTCTATTCCAAAGAGCAAGGCAGGAATGCTTTCCACCAAAAAAATTGACGTCGAGGTGAGGTTGAGTTCAAGTGCTTTGAGCAGTTCTAATATTGCGAATGAACTGAGCAGCGGGGTGTTGACTCTCAACAGTGCGGCTAGGTTGACTGGAAAGGTTGAATTGATGTTtataatgaaaaagaagaaggcttCCACCATGAACTGCACCATTGCAGTTTCTCTGTCATCGAAGACACTCAAAAGTTTGCAATGCAAGTGA
- the LOC137711939 gene encoding late embryogenesis abundant protein At1g64065-like, translating to MAEKNQQVYPLAPANGYTRSDAESLESADELKRKKRIKLAIYIGIFIVFQIMVITAMSLTVMKVKTPKVRLGNINVQDLNSVPATPSFDTKFTTQIRVKNTNFGPYKYDASIVTFLYQGATVGQVSIPKSKAGMLSTKKINVEVSLSSSALSSTNLGSEMSNGVLTLNSAAKLTGKVELMFIMKKKKSSTMDCTMAFDLSSKTLKSLQCR from the coding sequence ATGGCCGAGAAGAACCAACAGGTTTATCCTTTGGCACCAGCAAATGGTTACACAAGAAGCGATGCAGAGTCTTTGGAATCTGCTGATGAGCTGAAACGCAAGAAGAGAATCAAATTGGCCATTTATATTGGTATTTTCATTGTGTTTCAGATCATGGTTATAACTGCGATGAGTCTTACTGTCATGAAAGTTAAAACCCCAAAGGTCCGGTTAGGCAACATCAATGTGCAAGACCTCAACTCCGTCCCAGCAACACCTTCATTTGACACTAAATTCACAACACAAATCAGAgtcaaaaacacaaattttgGTCCATACAAGTATGATGCAAGCATTGTCACGTTTTTGTACCAAGGCGCAACTGTCGGGCAAGTTTCTATTCCCAAGAGCAAGGCTGGAATGCTTTCCACCAAAAAAATCAATGTCGAGGTGAGCTTGAGTTCAAGTGCATTGAGCAGTACCAACCTTGGCAGTGAAATGAGCAACGGGGTGTTAACTCTCAATAGCGCGGCTAAGTTGACGGGAAAAGTTGAATTGATGTttataatgaagaagaagaagtcttCCACCATGGACTGCACCATGGCATTTGATTTGTCATCGAAGACGCTCAAAAGTTTGCAATGCAGGTGA
- the LOC137712246 gene encoding late embryogenesis abundant protein At1g64065-like yields MTWKNSDAESLQSVDELKRRKRIKLTMYIVIFIVSQIIVITMMSLTMMKVKTPKVRLGNISVQDLNSIQATPSFNTKFKTQIRVKNTNFGPYEFDAGIVTFLYQSVIVEQVAIPKSKARMLSTKKFDVEVSLSSSALRSSNLGGELSNGVLTLNSRAKLTGKVELMFIMKKKKSSTMDFTIAFDLSSKTLKSLQCK; encoded by the coding sequence ATGACTTGGAAAAATAGTGATGCGGAATCTTTGCAATCTGTTGATGAACTAAAACGCCGGAAGAGAATCAAATTGACCATGTACATTGTTATTTTCATTGTGTCTCAGATCATCGTCATAACCATGATGAGTCTCACTATGATGAAAGTTAAGACCCCGAAGGTAAGGCTAGGCAACATCAGTGTCCAAGACCTCAATTCTATCCAGGCGACACCTTCATTCaacacaaaattcaaaacaCAAATCAGAGTCAAGAACACAAATTTTGGTCCATACGAGTTTGATGCTGGCATTGTCACGTTTTTGTACCAAAGTGTGATTGTCGAGCAAGTTGCTATTCCAAAGAGCAAGGCTAGGATGCTTTCTACCAAAAAATTTGATGTTGAAGTGAGCTTGAGTTCAAGTGCACTTAGAAGTTCCAATCTTGGCGGGGAATTGAGCAACGGGGTGTTGACTCTCAACAGCAGGGCTAAGTTGACCGGAAAGGTTGAGCTGATGTttataatgaagaagaagaagtcttCCACCATGGATTTCACCATTGCATTTGATTTGTCTTCAAAGACGCTCAAAAGTTTGCAGTGCAAGTGA